A single window of Flavobacterium aestivum DNA harbors:
- a CDS encoding hemolysin family protein: MSEIALISARKNRLETAAKKGNKSAQIALDLANSPNKFLSTVQIGITLIGILTGIYSGDKITADVEAFIRGFKVLAPFADSIAVGIVVVILTFFSLVLGELLPKRIGLNHPEGIAKAVALPMKMVSIITAPFIWLLTTSTEFLLDVLQIKPTADGKVTEEEIKAIIKEGTEVGEVQEIEQDIVERVFHIGDRKINSLMTHRKSVVLLPLQADKNQVKESMFKELHSIYPVYGENHDDIVGVVNLKNIFSHFENESFNLAEIMTDAPFMMEQTTAYRALEEFKKTGIHYALVSDEYGVFQGVITLNDILEALVGNASDFYKDDFQLIEREDGTWMVDGHYSLHDFLTYFELDDLINDYEVTTVSGLIMTELSHIPKEGEKLIWQKFELEVIDMDGVKIDKVLVKALKM; this comes from the coding sequence ATGTCGGAAATCGCATTAATTTCGGCTAGGAAAAATAGATTAGAAACAGCTGCAAAAAAAGGGAATAAAAGCGCACAAATCGCATTAGATTTAGCGAATTCGCCAAATAAATTTCTTTCTACAGTACAAATAGGAATAACGCTTATTGGTATACTTACCGGTATTTACAGTGGGGATAAAATCACGGCAGATGTTGAGGCCTTCATAAGAGGTTTTAAGGTACTCGCTCCATTTGCAGATTCAATAGCAGTAGGTATTGTAGTTGTGATATTAACGTTTTTTTCTTTGGTATTAGGAGAGTTATTACCCAAAAGAATTGGGTTAAATCATCCAGAAGGAATTGCCAAAGCAGTGGCATTACCAATGAAAATGGTATCGATAATTACGGCGCCGTTCATATGGTTGCTAACCACTTCGACTGAATTTTTATTGGATGTTTTACAAATTAAACCCACAGCAGACGGTAAAGTAACTGAAGAAGAAATCAAAGCCATCATCAAAGAAGGTACGGAAGTGGGTGAGGTGCAAGAAATAGAACAAGATATAGTAGAACGTGTATTTCATATCGGAGATCGAAAAATCAATTCGTTGATGACTCATAGAAAATCAGTTGTGCTTTTACCTTTACAGGCAGATAAGAATCAGGTAAAGGAATCCATGTTCAAAGAATTGCATTCTATTTATCCTGTTTATGGCGAAAACCATGATGATATTGTAGGGGTAGTAAATTTGAAAAATATTTTCTCCCATTTTGAAAATGAAAGTTTCAATTTGGCCGAAATTATGACTGATGCTCCTTTTATGATGGAACAAACCACAGCTTATAGAGCGTTGGAGGAATTCAAAAAAACAGGAATTCATTATGCATTGGTTTCAGATGAATATGGAGTTTTTCAAGGAGTAATTACTTTAAATGATATTCTTGAAGCATTAGTTGGTAATGCCTCAGATTTTTATAAAGACGATTTTCAGTTAATCGAAAGAGAGGACGGAACTTGGATGGTAGACGGGCATTATTCGTTGCATGATTTCCTTACTTATTTCGAACTGGATGATTTGATAAATGATTATGAAGTGACCACAGTGAGCGGATTAATCATGACAGAGCTATCACATATCCCAAAAGAAGGAGAAAAGTTGATTTGGCAAAAATTTGAGTTAGAGGTCATTGATATGGATGGCGTAAAGATTGATAAAGTATTAGTTAAGGCTTTAAAAATGTAG
- the hpt gene encoding hypoxanthine phosphoribosyltransferase produces MIQLHDKQFVPFISAKEIEFAIAKMVGQIEDDFFDETPVFVGVLNGSFMVVSDFLKLYKKPCEVSFVKLASYEGTSSTESVKQLIGLNQDLTGRTVIVLEDIIDTGNTLEELKELFKQQNVKHFKIATLFFKPDAFKKDLKIDYIGIRIPNKFIVGFGLDYDGLGRNLPEVYQLKE; encoded by the coding sequence TTTATTTCTGCCAAAGAAATAGAATTTGCAATTGCAAAAATGGTGGGGCAAATCGAAGATGATTTTTTTGACGAGACGCCAGTGTTTGTAGGTGTATTGAACGGATCGTTCATGGTTGTTTCAGATTTTTTAAAATTATATAAAAAACCCTGCGAAGTATCTTTTGTCAAATTAGCGTCTTACGAAGGGACTTCCTCTACAGAATCGGTAAAACAATTAATTGGACTGAATCAAGATCTGACAGGCCGTACCGTAATTGTTTTAGAGGATATTATCGATACCGGAAATACTCTGGAAGAATTAAAAGAATTGTTCAAACAACAAAATGTTAAGCATTTTAAAATTGCAACGCTTTTCTTCAAACCAGATGCTTTCAAAAAGGACCTTAAAATTGATTATATAGGAATTAGAATTCCAAATAAATTTATAGTAGGTTTTGGACTAGACTACGATGGTCTGGGCAGAAACTTACCCGAAGTATATCAATTAAAAGAATAA
- a CDS encoding adenylate kinase: MINIVLFGKPGAGKGTQAEFLKEKYNLTHISTGDVFRYNLKNDTALGKEARVYMDAGDLVPDELTTKMLIDEVNKHPNTNGILFDGYPRTISQAQALDAFLPTIGSEVAATIALEADDNILVERLLERGKTSGRIDDQDEDKIRNRYQEYNEKTAPLMGYYKDQNKFYAVNGIGSIQEITERLTAVIDNL, encoded by the coding sequence ATGATTAATATAGTTTTATTTGGAAAACCAGGAGCAGGAAAAGGAACTCAAGCTGAGTTTTTAAAAGAAAAATACAATTTAACACACATTTCAACCGGGGATGTTTTTCGTTATAATTTAAAAAACGACACCGCTTTAGGAAAAGAAGCAAGAGTATACATGGATGCTGGAGATTTAGTGCCAGACGAGTTGACTACCAAAATGCTTATTGATGAGGTGAACAAACACCCAAATACTAACGGGATTTTATTTGATGGGTACCCAAGAACAATTTCTCAAGCTCAAGCATTAGACGCGTTTTTACCAACAATTGGTTCAGAAGTTGCAGCAACAATTGCCCTTGAAGCCGATGATAATATATTAGTAGAAAGACTGCTTGAAAGAGGAAAAACTAGCGGAAGAATAGACGATCAAGACGAAGACAAAATCAGAAATCGTTACCAAGAATACAACGAAAAAACAGCTCCTTTGATGGGGTATTATAAAGATCAAAATAAATTTTATGCTGTAAACGGAATAGGATCTATTCAAGAAATTACAGAAAGATTAACAGCGGTTATCGATAATTTATAG
- the obgE gene encoding GTPase ObgE — protein sequence MTEGNFVDYVKIYVSSGKGGKGSTHLHREKFIQYGGPDGGDGGRGGHIYLVGNKALWTLFHLKFARHIKAGHGGDGGGDRSTGADGDDKYIEVPLGTVVKDKETGEVLFEITEDGEKKILAKGGKGGLGNWHFRSSTNQTPRYAQPGLPGVEMDVILELKVLADVGLVGFPNAGKSTLLSVITSAKPKIADYPFTTLKPNLGIVAYRDFQSFVIADIPGIIEGAAEGKGLGHYFLRHIERNSTLLFLVPVDTPNIKEEYDILVNELTKYNPEMLDKERLLVISKCDMLDDELKAELKVELDVAFKDVPYMFISSVAQQGLTELKDKLWKMLNE from the coding sequence ATGACAGAGGGAAATTTTGTAGATTACGTAAAAATTTATGTTTCTTCCGGTAAAGGAGGAAAGGGGTCTACGCATTTGCATAGAGAAAAATTCATCCAATATGGAGGTCCAGATGGAGGAGATGGAGGTCGTGGTGGACATATTTATTTGGTGGGAAATAAGGCACTTTGGACTTTATTTCACTTGAAATTTGCTCGTCATATCAAAGCAGGTCACGGTGGTGATGGAGGAGGCGATAGAAGCACAGGTGCCGATGGTGATGATAAATACATCGAAGTTCCATTGGGGACAGTTGTGAAAGACAAAGAAACCGGAGAAGTTCTGTTCGAAATTACCGAAGATGGTGAGAAAAAAATACTCGCAAAAGGTGGTAAAGGAGGATTAGGAAACTGGCATTTTAGAAGCTCAACCAATCAAACACCACGATATGCCCAACCGGGTTTGCCAGGTGTAGAGATGGACGTGATTTTGGAACTTAAAGTATTGGCAGATGTAGGTTTGGTAGGTTTCCCAAATGCAGGAAAATCAACTTTATTATCAGTGATTACTTCTGCAAAACCAAAAATTGCTGATTATCCTTTTACAACATTAAAACCAAATCTTGGAATTGTAGCTTACAGAGATTTTCAATCATTTGTAATAGCCGATATTCCAGGGATTATAGAAGGAGCAGCCGAAGGAAAAGGATTGGGGCACTATTTCTTGCGTCATATAGAGCGTAATTCGACCTTATTGTTTTTGGTTCCGGTAGATACTCCAAACATCAAAGAAGAGTATGATATTCTAGTGAATGAATTAACCAAGTACAATCCGGAAATGCTAGATAAAGAACGTTTATTGGTGATTTCAAAATGCGATATGCTGGATGATGAATTGAAAGCAGAATTGAAAGTAGAATTAGATGTTGCCTTCAAAGACGTTCCATATATGTTTATCTCATCAGTTGCCCAACAAGGTTTGACTGAATTGAAAGACAAACTATGGAAGATGTTGAATGAGTAA